In Pseudomonas sp. ADAK18, a single window of DNA contains:
- a CDS encoding gamma-glutamyltransferase family protein, translating into MFKFSVHEYPYASQRQCVFAKRGMVAASQPLAAEAGIEMLRKGGNAIDAAIATAAALTVVEPTGCGIGGDAFALVWTQNKLHGLNASGHAPQALSIEAVKAAGHAHMPSHGWTPVTVPGCPAAWAELSRRFGRLPFAELLQPAISLARDGFPVSPVVSLLWQTALENFTQDRDVALDAWFETFLIEGRAPRAGEMFHNPAQAQTLMELAATGCESFYRGALAQRLDAHSRATGGYLRASDLQDYHAQWVDPIKVNYRGYDVWEIPPSGQGLIALMTLKILEGFDFDHRDSQQTWHRQLEAMKLAYSDGLHHITDPAHMRVAVEDLLSESYTAQRRAQIGEQAVAPHPGDPHASGTVYLATADGEGNMVSFIQSNYHGFGSGVVLPNSGIALQNRGEEFSLDPEHVNCLAPGKKTFHTIIPGFLSKNGVALGPFGVMGAYMQPQGHVQLVMNLVDFGLNPQAALDAPRWQWLGGLKVGIEQGASRDMAAALARRGHEVQIACNLTRYGRGQIILRNPETGVLCGGTEPRTDSHIAVC; encoded by the coding sequence ATGTTCAAGTTTTCAGTTCATGAGTATCCCTACGCCTCACAGCGTCAGTGCGTTTTCGCGAAACGCGGCATGGTCGCGGCGTCCCAACCCTTGGCCGCAGAAGCGGGGATTGAAATGCTACGCAAGGGTGGCAACGCCATTGACGCGGCGATTGCCACGGCGGCGGCGCTGACGGTGGTTGAACCGACCGGCTGCGGGATTGGTGGCGATGCCTTTGCGCTGGTGTGGACGCAGAATAAATTGCATGGCTTGAATGCCAGCGGCCATGCCCCGCAAGCCCTGAGCATCGAGGCGGTGAAAGCGGCTGGCCACGCGCATATGCCATCGCATGGCTGGACGCCGGTCACCGTGCCGGGTTGCCCGGCGGCCTGGGCAGAATTGTCCAGGCGCTTCGGGCGCTTGCCCTTTGCCGAGCTGTTGCAACCGGCCATCAGCCTGGCGCGGGATGGGTTTCCCGTCTCACCGGTCGTCTCACTGCTCTGGCAAACCGCGCTGGAGAATTTCACTCAGGACCGGGACGTCGCCCTCGACGCGTGGTTCGAGACTTTTTTGATCGAGGGCAGGGCACCACGAGCCGGCGAGATGTTTCACAACCCCGCCCAGGCGCAGACCTTAATGGAGTTGGCGGCAACCGGCTGCGAAAGTTTCTACCGTGGCGCCCTGGCGCAACGTTTGGACGCGCACTCCCGGGCCACGGGCGGTTACCTGCGTGCCAGTGACTTGCAGGACTACCACGCCCAGTGGGTTGACCCGATCAAGGTGAATTACAGGGGGTATGACGTCTGGGAGATTCCGCCCAGCGGCCAGGGGCTGATAGCATTGATGACCTTGAAAATCCTCGAAGGCTTCGACTTCGATCACCGCGACAGCCAACAGACCTGGCACCGTCAACTTGAAGCCATGAAACTTGCGTACAGCGACGGTTTACACCACATCACCGACCCAGCCCATATGCGGGTCGCCGTTGAAGACTTGCTCAGTGAGTCCTATACCGCCCAGCGCCGTGCACAGATCGGCGAGCAGGCAGTGGCGCCACATCCGGGGGATCCTCACGCCAGCGGCACGGTGTACCTGGCCACCGCCGATGGCGAAGGCAATATGGTCTCGTTCATCCAGAGCAACTACCACGGCTTTGGCTCCGGCGTGGTGCTGCCCAATAGCGGTATCGCCCTGCAAAACCGCGGCGAAGAATTCAGCCTCGATCCTGAGCATGTCAATTGCCTGGCTCCCGGGAAGAAAACCTTTCATACCATCATCCCGGGGTTTCTCAGCAAAAACGGTGTGGCATTGGGGCCGTTCGGTGTCATGGGCGCCTACATGCAACCCCAGGGGCATGTGCAGTTGGTCATGAACCTGGTGGATTTTGGCCTGAACCCGCAAGCCGCGCTGGATGCACCGCGCTGGCAATGGCTGGGAGGGCTGAAGGTCGGCATCGAGCAGGGCGCTTCGCGTGATATGGCCGCCGCGTTGGCGAGGCGAGGGCATGAGGTGCAAATAGCCTGCAACCTGACCCGCTACGGACGAGGACAGATCATCCTGCGTAATCCTGAAACCGGCGTGTTATGCGGCGGGACTGAACCACGCACGGACTCGCATATCGCGGTGTGTTGA
- a CDS encoding efflux RND transporter periplasmic adaptor subunit, translating into MILMIVVVLVIVAIIVGVKFTQISALIAQSKIPLPAAVVTAMPAQFADWQPSVSAVGSIKAVRGVDVTTEVGGIVRTLGFKPGQQVPAQALLVQLNADSDIAQLHSLEATADLAVIVLKRDKAQLAVNAVSQAQVDTDSADLKAKLAAAEQQRALVEKKAIRAPFAGRIGITSVNPGQYLNPGDKIATLQTFDPIYIDFTVPQTQLEAISIGQAVSVTADGLSNQTFAGKITTVDTQFDSTTRNVTVEATVENPKQSLVPGMFARAVVQSGATQRYLTVPQTSVTYNPYGTTVFIATTTKNDKGEDVLTAAQTFIKTGPTRGDQVAILSGVKEGDQVITSGQMKLKNGSPVQIDNRAAPLNDAAPTPQEH; encoded by the coding sequence ATGATCCTGATGATCGTGGTGGTGCTGGTGATCGTCGCGATCATCGTCGGGGTCAAGTTCACCCAGATCTCGGCGTTGATCGCACAATCCAAAATCCCCCTGCCCGCCGCCGTGGTCACCGCCATGCCAGCGCAGTTCGCCGACTGGCAACCGAGTGTCTCCGCCGTGGGTTCGATAAAAGCGGTGCGCGGGGTCGACGTCACCACGGAGGTGGGCGGCATCGTCCGCACGCTGGGCTTCAAGCCTGGGCAGCAGGTCCCGGCTCAAGCCCTCCTCGTCCAGTTGAATGCCGACTCGGACATCGCCCAGCTGCATTCGCTTGAGGCTACGGCTGACTTGGCCGTCATCGTCCTCAAGCGCGACAAGGCGCAATTGGCGGTGAACGCCGTGTCGCAAGCACAAGTGGATACCGACAGCGCAGACTTGAAAGCCAAACTCGCGGCCGCAGAGCAACAGCGGGCGCTGGTGGAGAAAAAGGCCATTCGGGCACCATTTGCCGGGCGCATCGGGATTACCAGCGTCAACCCCGGCCAATACCTCAACCCCGGTGACAAAATCGCCACGCTGCAAACTTTCGACCCGATCTATATCGACTTCACTGTGCCGCAAACCCAACTGGAGGCGATCAGCATCGGGCAGGCGGTCTCCGTGACGGCGGACGGCCTGTCCAATCAGACCTTTGCCGGCAAGATCACTACCGTCGATACCCAATTCGACTCGACCACGCGCAACGTCACGGTAGAAGCCACCGTCGAGAATCCCAAGCAGAGCCTGGTGCCGGGCATGTTTGCCCGCGCCGTGGTGCAGTCTGGCGCGACGCAGCGCTACCTCACCGTTCCACAGACATCGGTCACCTACAACCCATACGGGACCACCGTATTCATCGCTACGACGACGAAGAACGACAAAGGTGAAGACGTACTGACGGCGGCGCAAACGTTCATCAAGACCGGGCCGACCCGGGGTGACCAGGTCGCGATTCTGTCTGGCGTCAAGGAAGGCGACCAAGTGATCACCAGTGGGCAGATGAAGCTCAAGAACGGCTCGCCGGTGCAGATTGATAACCGTGCCGCGCCCCTGAACGACGCCGCGCCGACTCCCCAAGAACACTAA
- a CDS encoding efflux RND transporter permease subunit, whose translation MKLTDTFIQRPVWAIVVSLFILILGLRSIFELPVNQWPRTENTVVTITTTYYGADASTVAGFITQPLESAIAQAQGIDYLSSSSITSVSTITATLRLNYDASKALTEINTQVNSVKNQLPAQTQEPVLTVAVGQTTDAMYLGFYSDTLPTNNITDYLVRVVKPKLDSIQGVQTAEILGGRQFALRAWLDPDKLAAHNVSAQDVSTALANNNYLSAVGSTRGQTVTVDLTAGTDLHTVDEFKRLVIKQKGDALVYLEDVATVTLGAESYDSSVAFSGKRSVFIGIKAAPNANILTVADNVRKAFPELQSQLPAGVRGEIVYDSTEFINTSIYEVVKTLVEAMVIVSVVIYLFLGSFRAVIVPLVAIPLSLVGTFFIMYLLGYSINLLTLLALVLAIGLVVDDAIIVVENVDRHIKEEGKGVLEAALIAARELGGPIIAMTVVLIAAYVPIGLRSGLTGALFKEFCFSLAGAVTVSAVVALTLSPMMTSKLFKSGQEEGRFARRLDQYFDWLRGRYHRVLSAGLNVWPVLVTFGFILFLLVAASGMTAKSELSPTEDQGLVFMQIKGPPTASPQQMERIADQAFQIAKKEPEYAQMFQLTGLPALNQGLGGVLLKSWGDRSRSQADLIKQLQQQWNQVPGATIAAFPLPSLPGAQGLPVQFVITTTDSIDNLNDVAQAVMAEAQKQQLFWFSDMDLKLDKPQAKLVVDRENIAALGMTQADVGAALSAALGGNYVNYFSTAGRSYKVIPQVLQVDRLNPEQILDYYIRTPSGAMIPARTVAHIETSTQPESINHFQQLNSATLSGVSGVAQGELLAKLEAILNKVAPSGYTSDFSGESRQFMQESGGFVGLLLFSILIVYLALAFQFESFRDPVVILFSVPPALFGALAFITMGFASINVYTQVGLVTLLGLITKHGILIVQFANELQRAGHSKREAIEEAAAVRLRPILMTTAAMVLGVVPLVWASGAGAAGRHDMGLVIFAGLSIGTLLTLFMVPAMYMFIGETHHKEQEQPLLGEQPAR comes from the coding sequence ATGAAACTTACCGATACCTTCATCCAGCGACCGGTCTGGGCCATCGTCGTCTCGCTGTTCATCTTGATCCTGGGGCTGCGCTCGATCTTCGAATTGCCGGTCAACCAATGGCCACGCACTGAAAACACGGTCGTCACCATCACCACCACCTACTACGGTGCAGACGCGTCCACCGTCGCCGGTTTTATCACCCAGCCGCTGGAGTCGGCCATCGCCCAGGCGCAAGGCATCGACTACCTGTCGTCCTCAAGCATCACCAGCGTGTCGACCATTACCGCGACGCTGCGACTCAACTACGACGCCAGCAAGGCGCTGACCGAGATCAATACCCAGGTCAACTCAGTCAAGAACCAGTTGCCGGCACAAACCCAGGAGCCGGTCCTGACGGTAGCGGTCGGTCAAACCACGGACGCCATGTACCTGGGTTTCTACAGCGACACACTGCCCACCAACAACATCACCGACTACCTCGTGCGGGTGGTCAAGCCCAAGCTGGATTCGATCCAGGGCGTGCAAACCGCCGAGATTCTCGGCGGGCGCCAGTTCGCGCTGCGTGCCTGGCTGGATCCGGACAAGTTGGCGGCGCATAACGTCTCGGCGCAGGACGTTTCCACGGCGCTGGCCAATAACAACTACCTGTCTGCGGTCGGCTCGACCCGAGGGCAAACGGTCACGGTGGATTTGACCGCCGGCACCGACTTGCACACGGTGGATGAATTCAAGCGGCTGGTGATCAAGCAGAAAGGCGATGCGCTGGTGTACCTGGAGGATGTGGCGACGGTCACCCTGGGTGCGGAAAGCTACGACAGCAGCGTGGCGTTCTCCGGCAAGCGCTCGGTGTTCATCGGGATCAAGGCGGCCCCCAATGCCAACATCCTGACCGTCGCCGATAATGTACGCAAAGCCTTCCCCGAGCTGCAATCCCAACTGCCGGCGGGTGTTCGCGGCGAGATCGTCTACGACTCCACCGAGTTCATCAATACCTCGATTTACGAGGTGGTGAAGACCCTGGTAGAAGCCATGGTGATCGTCTCGGTGGTCATCTACCTGTTCCTCGGCTCGTTCCGGGCGGTGATTGTGCCCTTGGTGGCGATCCCGCTGTCGTTGGTCGGAACATTCTTCATCATGTATTTGCTCGGCTACTCCATCAACCTGCTGACCCTGCTGGCACTGGTGTTGGCGATTGGGCTGGTGGTTGACGATGCGATTATTGTGGTCGAAAACGTCGACCGGCATATCAAGGAAGAAGGCAAAGGCGTGCTGGAGGCCGCACTGATCGCGGCGCGGGAATTGGGCGGTCCGATCATCGCAATGACCGTGGTGCTGATTGCCGCCTACGTGCCCATCGGATTACGCAGCGGCCTCACGGGTGCGCTATTCAAGGAGTTCTGTTTCTCGTTGGCCGGTGCGGTGACCGTATCGGCCGTCGTGGCGCTGACCCTTTCACCGATGATGACCTCGAAGCTGTTCAAGTCAGGCCAGGAAGAAGGCCGCTTCGCGCGTCGGCTCGACCAGTATTTCGACTGGTTGCGCGGCCGTTACCATCGGGTGTTGTCCGCGGGCTTGAACGTCTGGCCGGTGCTGGTGACCTTCGGCTTTATCCTGTTCCTGTTGGTGGCTGCCAGCGGCATGACCGCCAAAAGCGAGCTGTCGCCGACCGAGGACCAGGGCCTGGTGTTCATGCAGATCAAAGGCCCACCGACGGCCTCGCCCCAGCAGATGGAACGGATCGCCGACCAGGCCTTCCAGATCGCCAAAAAAGAACCTGAATACGCACAGATGTTCCAATTGACGGGGTTGCCGGCACTCAACCAGGGCCTGGGTGGGGTGCTACTCAAGTCGTGGGGCGATCGGAGCCGGTCGCAAGCCGACCTGATCAAGCAGCTCCAGCAGCAATGGAACCAGGTGCCCGGCGCGACGATCGCAGCCTTTCCGCTGCCCTCGTTGCCGGGGGCACAAGGCCTGCCGGTGCAGTTTGTGATTACCACCACCGATTCAATCGACAACTTGAATGATGTCGCCCAGGCCGTGATGGCCGAGGCGCAAAAGCAACAGCTGTTCTGGTTCTCCGACATGGATTTGAAACTCGACAAACCGCAAGCCAAGTTAGTGGTTGACCGGGAGAACATCGCGGCGCTGGGCATGACCCAGGCAGACGTCGGCGCGGCCCTGTCAGCGGCGCTCGGCGGCAACTACGTGAACTACTTCTCGACGGCCGGGCGCTCCTACAAAGTAATTCCCCAGGTGCTGCAGGTTGACCGTCTCAACCCGGAGCAAATACTCGACTACTACATTCGCACCCCCTCAGGCGCGATGATTCCCGCACGCACGGTGGCGCATATCGAGACCTCTACCCAGCCGGAGTCGATCAACCACTTCCAGCAACTTAACTCGGCCACCCTGTCGGGTGTCAGCGGCGTGGCCCAAGGCGAGTTGCTGGCGAAACTGGAGGCGATTCTGAATAAGGTCGCCCCTTCGGGATACACCTCGGATTTCTCGGGAGAGTCGCGTCAGTTTATGCAAGAGTCGGGCGGGTTCGTTGGCCTGCTCCTGTTCTCGATCCTTATTGTCTACCTGGCGCTGGCCTTCCAGTTCGAGAGCTTCCGAGACCCGGTGGTGATCCTGTTCTCAGTGCCCCCGGCGCTCTTTGGCGCGCTGGCCTTCATCACCATGGGGTTCGCGTCCATCAACGTGTACACGCAAGTGGGGCTGGTGACGTTGCTCGGGCTGATTACCAAGCACGGGATTTTGATCGTCCAGTTCGCCAACGAACTGCAGCGTGCAGGTCACAGCAAGCGTGAAGCCATTGAAGAAGCTGCGGCGGTGCGTCTACGACCGATTCTGATGACCACCGCCGCCATGGTCCTGGGCGTGGTGCCACTGGTTTGGGCTAGCGGTGCCGGTGCTGCGGGGCGTCATGACATGGGGTTGGTGATCTTCGCCGGTTTGTCTATCGGCACCCTGCTGACGCTATTCATGGTGCCGGCCATGTACATGTTTATTGGCGAGACTCACCACAAGGAGCAAGAACAGCCGCTGCTTGGCGAGCAGCCTGCAAGATAA
- a CDS encoding PAAR-like domain-containing protein, translated as MANQVFANNMEVSCKSADGKSIACFPDVCFTPPVAPPTPLGVPIPYPNTGMAKDTTKGSRTVKISGKEIMLKDQSYFKTSYGDEAGNAPKKGVVTSKIKGKVYFTSWSMDVKYEGKNVVRHMDLTTHNHASQPGNTMPWTYTDRMALAKDLAQCEGERDRAKDACGDTKQKMICPDISKLQAATSARKAAKSAAGGGFKDNAAYLGKHAEVQGEYSSLAKTINRDPCQKAMRCFLAPFKPNRCCPGQTGDHLIDSASFTDGPAFPGQPRSKHPTKAGWSKYQTDKAPVMCVEGPNQTTATHGQIHTRRGVVAMEEADAKGEWPRSKATQTGAKAAKKTFPNSDCSQECLEAQLNTYHDKAKDPGKEKPINACASMTSNQDERDKAQAEMFDNKKTRR; from the coding sequence ATGGCCAACCAAGTATTTGCCAACAATATGGAAGTCTCCTGCAAATCGGCCGACGGCAAATCGATCGCCTGCTTTCCGGATGTCTGCTTCACCCCGCCCGTGGCCCCGCCCACTCCGCTGGGTGTGCCCATCCCCTACCCCAACACCGGCATGGCCAAGGACACGACCAAGGGCAGTCGGACGGTGAAAATCAGTGGTAAGGAAATCATGCTCAAGGACCAAAGCTACTTCAAGACCAGCTATGGGGATGAGGCGGGAAATGCGCCCAAAAAGGGCGTCGTCACCAGCAAGATAAAGGGCAAGGTGTATTTCACCTCCTGGTCGATGGATGTGAAATACGAAGGGAAGAACGTCGTCCGGCACATGGACCTGACCACCCACAATCATGCCTCCCAACCGGGCAATACCATGCCCTGGACCTATACGGACCGAATGGCACTCGCCAAGGATTTGGCCCAATGCGAGGGAGAACGAGACCGGGCGAAAGACGCTTGCGGGGACACCAAGCAGAAAATGATCTGCCCGGATATCAGCAAGCTACAGGCTGCGACCAGCGCCAGGAAAGCCGCTAAAAGTGCGGCAGGCGGCGGGTTTAAAGATAATGCGGCCTATCTGGGCAAACATGCCGAAGTCCAGGGCGAGTATTCGTCCCTGGCCAAGACCATCAACCGCGACCCTTGCCAAAAGGCGATGCGCTGTTTTCTCGCGCCGTTCAAACCCAACAGATGTTGCCCTGGGCAAACCGGTGACCACCTGATCGACTCGGCGTCCTTTACCGACGGGCCGGCCTTTCCCGGCCAACCCCGAAGCAAGCACCCCACAAAAGCCGGCTGGAGCAAATACCAGACCGACAAAGCCCCAGTGATGTGCGTAGAGGGACCCAATCAGACCACCGCTACCCACGGCCAGATTCATACCCGACGTGGGGTGGTGGCCATGGAGGAGGCCGATGCAAAAGGTGAATGGCCAAGGTCCAAGGCCACGCAGACTGGGGCCAAGGCGGCCAAGAAAACCTTCCCGAACTCCGACTGTAGTCAGGAATGTCTGGAAGCTCAGTTGAACACGTATCACGACAAAGCCAAGGACCCTGGCAAGGAAAAACCGATCAATGCCTGTGCTTCCATGACCAGCAATCAAGACGAGCGCGATAAGGCTCAGGCCGAGATGTTCGATAACAAAAAAACTCGTCGTTAA
- a CDS encoding efflux transporter outer membrane subunit, whose amino-acid sequence MKEHLPVSLLCLAVLAGCTVGPNFTRPDVPAGADYSQEKLPTTASADVAAGGAAQKLVAGMDIPGQWWTLFRSPALNALVEEALRANPDVSAAQAALRQANELVYADQASLFPSVSGSASKTREKVSGVSTGTASSPILTVNSASLSVSYAPDVFGGTRRQIESSTAQAEYERFQLEATYLTLTSNVVNTAVSLASVRDQVAATEEIIRLQSDQLDVLQAQRRLGAIGDTNVLTQETALAQTRASLPPLQKQLAQTRNQLMAYLGRFPNQDQGERFVLASLHLPQELPVSLPSAIVGQRPDVRSAQAQLHQASANIGVAIANQLPQFSITGSLGSTVASGTKLFSSGSGVWSLAGSITQPIFDAGALEHRKRAAVAAYDESAARYRSTVIAAFQDVANALRALEADADALNQQVAAERSAQASLALVQSQFRLGAVAYINLLTAQQTYQNTVVTRVQAQAARYSDTAALFQALGGGWWNRADVDPATAGKPDRFGLPSWQEVMPANRKDASADTPQFN is encoded by the coding sequence ATGAAAGAGCATTTGCCGGTCAGCCTACTGTGCCTCGCTGTACTCGCTGGTTGTACCGTTGGGCCGAACTTTACCCGCCCCGATGTTCCTGCCGGTGCCGACTACTCTCAGGAAAAACTGCCTACCACAGCTTCGGCGGATGTGGCCGCAGGCGGCGCGGCGCAGAAGCTGGTCGCCGGCATGGATATTCCCGGGCAATGGTGGACGCTGTTCCGCTCACCCGCGCTGAATGCATTGGTCGAAGAGGCGTTGCGGGCCAACCCGGATGTGAGCGCGGCCCAAGCGGCGCTGCGTCAGGCCAACGAACTGGTGTATGCCGACCAGGCCTCGCTGTTTCCTTCGGTGAGCGGCTCGGCGTCGAAAACCCGGGAGAAGGTATCCGGGGTCTCTACAGGCACTGCGTCGTCACCGATTCTGACCGTCAACTCAGCGTCGCTGAGCGTTTCCTACGCTCCGGACGTGTTCGGGGGCACCCGTCGCCAGATCGAATCATCCACGGCACAGGCCGAGTACGAGCGCTTCCAGCTGGAGGCCACTTACCTCACGCTGACCTCGAATGTGGTCAATACCGCCGTGAGCCTGGCGTCGGTGCGCGATCAAGTGGCGGCCACCGAGGAAATCATTCGCCTGCAGAGCGACCAACTTGACGTTCTACAAGCCCAGCGGCGACTGGGTGCCATTGGCGACACCAATGTGCTCACACAAGAAACGGCCCTGGCACAAACCCGCGCGAGCTTGCCGCCCCTGCAAAAACAGCTGGCACAGACCCGTAACCAGTTGATGGCCTACCTCGGCCGGTTTCCCAATCAGGATCAGGGCGAACGTTTCGTTCTGGCCTCCCTGCATTTGCCGCAGGAATTGCCGGTCAGCCTGCCCTCGGCAATCGTGGGCCAGCGCCCTGATGTGCGTTCCGCGCAGGCGCAATTGCATCAAGCCAGCGCGAACATTGGGGTGGCCATCGCCAATCAGTTACCGCAATTCAGCATCACCGGCTCCCTGGGCTCCACGGTCGCGAGCGGGACCAAGCTGTTTTCATCTGGCAGCGGGGTCTGGAGCCTTGCCGGCTCGATCACCCAGCCCATCTTTGACGCCGGGGCACTCGAGCATCGCAAACGCGCCGCCGTGGCTGCCTATGACGAGTCGGCTGCCCGTTACCGCAGTACCGTAATAGCCGCCTTCCAGGATGTGGCCAACGCGCTCCGGGCGCTGGAAGCCGATGCTGATGCGCTCAATCAGCAGGTGGCCGCCGAACGTTCTGCTCAAGCGAGCCTGGCTCTGGTGCAGTCGCAGTTCCGCCTCGGTGCGGTGGCGTACATCAATCTGCTCACGGCCCAACAAACCTATCAAAACACCGTGGTCACACGCGTCCAGGCCCAGGCCGCCCGTTACAGCGATACCGCAGCGCTCTTCCAGGCGTTGGGCGGCGGTTGGTGGAACCGAGCCGATGTTGATCCCGCCACGGCGGGCAAGCCTGACCGCTTTGGCCTGCCCTCCTGGCAGGAGGTCATGCCGGCCAACAGAAAAGATGCCTCTGCCGATACGCCGCAGTTCAACTGA
- a CDS encoding TIGR02270 family protein: MNTLPVVLDLHAEEASFLAILRDYALRAPHYDLDDLGKLEDRIDAHLDGLRIAGPAGLETLLAQLGPHTVGEIFASVVLAFEAHNTNGLSQLSEHVRNAVETERGYLMALGWLDWEWVAPWIDRMLASPKPLFRRLGLAACGMHRHDPGAALLTELSQAEPSVLARAARTAGELRRHDLMPTIRAHRLHKDAATRFWVNWATAQMGDEHALESLRPFAEQPGEFQYRALCVLLAWQHREHSIAWIHQLIQNPEQPRIGIQAIGLLGDPVGVPWLIQQMSDLPYARVAGEAFSLMTGADLALLNLELQQLPDFDAGPNDDAEDSNVVMDPDENLPWPDPQSIAVWWQAHGGDFQAGVSYMLGLPHSVNSFQQALAQGQQRQRIAAACGIARFRPTEVLFPTSAPASRQKKLLGEPAQFGR, translated from the coding sequence ATGAACACCCTCCCCGTCGTCCTTGACCTGCATGCTGAAGAAGCCAGCTTCCTCGCCATCCTGCGCGACTACGCATTACGCGCGCCGCATTACGATCTGGACGATCTCGGCAAACTGGAAGACCGTATCGACGCCCATCTCGATGGCCTGCGTATCGCCGGCCCCGCCGGCCTGGAAACCTTGCTGGCCCAACTTGGCCCACACACGGTTGGCGAGATATTCGCCAGCGTGGTCCTGGCCTTCGAGGCGCACAATACGAATGGGTTATCGCAGCTCAGCGAACACGTGAGAAACGCCGTGGAAACGGAGCGCGGTTATCTGATGGCCTTGGGGTGGCTCGACTGGGAGTGGGTAGCACCCTGGATCGACCGCATGCTCGCCTCCCCCAAGCCCCTGTTCCGCCGCCTCGGCCTTGCTGCCTGTGGTATGCATCGTCACGATCCGGGCGCTGCCCTGCTTACGGAGCTTTCGCAAGCCGAGCCCAGCGTGCTGGCACGTGCCGCCCGTACGGCCGGCGAACTGCGCCGGCATGACTTGATGCCGACCATTCGTGCCCACCGTCTACATAAAGATGCAGCGACACGCTTCTGGGTCAATTGGGCCACCGCGCAGATGGGCGATGAGCACGCACTGGAGTCACTGCGACCCTTCGCTGAGCAACCGGGTGAGTTCCAGTACCGTGCGCTCTGCGTCCTGTTGGCCTGGCAACATCGTGAGCACAGCATCGCCTGGATACACCAGTTGATACAGAACCCTGAGCAGCCGCGCATCGGCATCCAGGCCATTGGGCTGCTGGGCGATCCCGTCGGCGTGCCGTGGCTGATCCAGCAGATGAGCGACCTGCCTTATGCCCGCGTCGCCGGCGAAGCCTTCAGCCTGATGACCGGCGCAGACTTGGCGCTGCTCAATCTGGAACTGCAGCAGCTGCCGGATTTCGATGCTGGCCCGAACGACGACGCCGAGGACTCCAATGTCGTCATGGACCCCGATGAGAACCTGCCCTGGCCCGACCCGCAGTCAATTGCAGTCTGGTGGCAGGCCCATGGAGGTGATTTCCAGGCGGGCGTCAGCTATATGCTGGGGCTGCCGCATAGCGTGAACAGTTTTCAGCAAGCACTTGCCCAGGGTCAGCAACGCCAGCGCATTGCCGCCGCCTGCGGCATCGCCCGCTTTCGGCCGACCGAAGTGCTTTTCCCCACCAGCGCACCGGCCTCGCGGCAAAAGAAGTTGTTGGGGGAACCTGCGCAATTCGGGCGATAA
- a CDS encoding membrane integrity-associated transporter subunit PqiC, protein MTFRSLALLATLGLAACSSAPTHYYTLVPTAPEQRQNVAAPAFQFEMLGVRMPVQVDQPQMVVRQSNGGLMILETERWGAPLADEFHDALAGQLELKLGTRNLAGLPKAADKPVVSLQTDVRRFDSLPGQYALIDVVWSLSQRSEGQKRRNLTCSSVIHEPAGVSMDALVLAHQKAIGQLASQIARAANSWACPAA, encoded by the coding sequence ATGACCTTTCGTTCCCTGGCCTTGCTGGCCACCTTGGGCCTGGCGGCCTGCAGCTCGGCGCCGACCCATTACTACACCCTGGTGCCCACGGCGCCTGAACAACGGCAAAATGTCGCGGCGCCAGCCTTCCAGTTCGAGATGCTGGGCGTGCGCATGCCGGTGCAGGTCGACCAGCCACAGATGGTGGTGCGTCAGAGCAACGGCGGGCTGATGATTCTGGAGACCGAACGCTGGGGTGCGCCCCTCGCTGATGAGTTCCACGACGCCCTGGCCGGGCAGTTGGAGTTGAAGTTGGGCACACGCAATCTGGCGGGTCTGCCCAAGGCCGCCGACAAGCCGGTGGTGTCGCTGCAGACCGACGTGCGTCGCTTTGACTCGTTGCCGGGGCAATACGCCTTGATCGATGTGGTGTGGAGTTTGAGCCAGCGCAGCGAGGGTCAGAAGCGCCGTAACCTGACGTGCTCCAGCGTGATTCACGAGCCGGCGGGGGTGAGCATGGATGCCCTGGTGCTGGCGCATCAGAAAGCCATTGGCCAATTGGCCAGCCAGATTGCTCGGGCGGCCAATAGCTGGGCTTGCCCGGCTGCGTGA